A portion of the Cellulophaga algicola DSM 14237 genome contains these proteins:
- a CDS encoding ABC transporter ATP-binding protein — protein sequence MSKILKITGLEKTYTSGNKQLTVLHDISFEVEKGQTFSIIGPSGSGKTTLLGLCAGLDQPNAGSVELCGQDLNALNEDQRAQLRNKEVGFIFQNFQLLPTLTALENVSVPLELQGAKDAKEKSEILLEKVGLGKRMHHYPSQLSGGEQQRVALARAFVNSPSILFADEPTGNLDEETGEKVIKLLFDLNKELGTTLIIISHDLELANRTQQIVRLKGGKIITNQLTTAL from the coding sequence ATGTCAAAGATATTAAAGATTACCGGGTTGGAAAAAACATATACCAGCGGTAACAAACAATTAACGGTATTGCATGATATCTCTTTTGAGGTAGAGAAGGGACAAACCTTTTCTATAATTGGCCCTTCCGGAAGTGGAAAAACCACATTACTGGGGTTATGTGCAGGTTTAGATCAGCCAAATGCAGGGAGTGTAGAATTATGCGGTCAAGACTTAAATGCTTTAAACGAAGACCAACGCGCTCAATTGAGAAATAAAGAAGTTGGTTTTATTTTCCAAAATTTTCAGTTATTACCTACGCTAACGGCTCTTGAGAATGTGAGTGTCCCGCTAGAATTACAGGGTGCTAAAGACGCGAAAGAAAAGAGCGAAATCTTATTAGAAAAAGTAGGGCTAGGCAAACGTATGCACCATTACCCTTCGCAACTCTCTGGTGGCGAGCAGCAACGAGTGGCATTGGCACGCGCTTTTGTGAATTCCCCTTCTATCTTATTTGCAGATGAACCCACTGGTAATTTAGATGAGGAAACTGGTGAAAAAGTGATTAAATTATTATTTGATCTTAATAAAGAATTAGGAACCACCTTGATTATTATTTCTCACGATTTAGAATTAGCAAACCGTACGCAACAAATTGTGCGACTTAAAGGCGGAAAAATTATTACGAATCAACTTACCACTGCACTGTGA
- a CDS encoding tetratricopeptide repeat-containing sensor histidine kinase, with protein sequence MEHIIFFYKRLIITIIFVMCCAPTVMAQEEKSTVSKIDELRSNANFTPQNTEYIDLILKLAKSQIRTNTDSTELLLKEGYQLSLDTNYKSGESTALSTYGYFYFEKGEIDKAYEYNMNALKIANTHNLSREKLRALNNMGLDYWLQGKVALALTKFLEALAVAKEAKDVDMMVSINVNIANIYSENDDYETALAFLKIARQLNIDNNNEEILAYTQINMASAYSKIGNDTEANIMVDNSIEFFKKEHLKDWISHGYEQKGSIALIQNDYSEALKWLSLSEELCDEINFKYGYTLVYNALAKCHLGLKNIELAEQYALRGLAIATELEIALSIKDSNLVLSKIYHEKGQNDLAYSYQTAYMDLYEKESTEKFKKGLGILRSKTEFENQKKLLIEKQQKAIAKQKNYVYIAIAALIIASLFLILIYRNNKLQKKYTENLQEKQEILLTREIQLSESNTTKDKLFSIIAHDLKGPINSFYMLMKMTSNEAISKEDYNTLFPQALRDIQGISEMLNNLLVWARTQMEGIVLKPLNVDIHTIVRNTISVLSPLAQEKEISIINTIPENTLSFSDTNHLNIIIRNLISNAIKFTNSKGEISINVLEKDNELQLEVADNGIGMDQQTQSLLFEKKHMKSTYGTNNEKGTGLGLSICKEMVENNGGKLWVSSIKNEGTSIFFTIPLQSDKDITV encoded by the coding sequence ATGGAACATATCATTTTCTTCTATAAGCGACTCATCATCACTATTATTTTCGTTATGTGTTGCGCGCCTACAGTAATGGCACAGGAAGAAAAAAGTACGGTTTCCAAAATAGATGAACTCCGATCTAATGCAAATTTTACACCCCAGAATACAGAGTACATAGATTTAATACTTAAACTGGCAAAATCTCAAATACGGACCAATACAGATAGTACTGAGCTATTATTAAAGGAAGGATATCAATTAAGTTTAGATACTAATTATAAAAGTGGAGAAAGTACAGCACTATCTACCTATGGATATTTCTATTTTGAAAAGGGTGAAATAGACAAGGCTTATGAGTATAATATGAATGCCTTAAAAATTGCAAATACTCATAACTTAAGTAGAGAAAAGTTAAGAGCATTGAATAACATGGGGCTAGATTATTGGTTACAAGGAAAAGTAGCACTAGCGCTCACTAAATTTTTAGAAGCCCTAGCTGTTGCTAAAGAAGCTAAGGATGTGGATATGATGGTGAGTATTAATGTGAATATAGCCAATATATACAGTGAGAATGATGATTACGAAACTGCCTTAGCTTTCCTTAAAATCGCACGCCAATTAAATATAGATAATAACAACGAAGAAATTTTGGCGTATACGCAAATAAATATGGCTTCCGCATATTCAAAAATAGGAAACGATACAGAGGCAAATATTATGGTTGATAATAGTATTGAGTTTTTCAAAAAAGAACATTTAAAAGATTGGATTTCTCACGGCTATGAACAAAAAGGATCCATAGCACTTATCCAAAATGATTATAGTGAGGCCCTAAAGTGGTTAAGTTTATCAGAAGAACTTTGTGACGAAATAAATTTTAAGTATGGCTATACCTTAGTCTATAATGCCTTAGCTAAATGTCATTTAGGACTTAAAAATATTGAGCTTGCTGAGCAATATGCCCTAAGAGGATTAGCTATTGCAACTGAACTAGAGATTGCTCTAAGTATCAAAGATTCAAATTTAGTGTTATCGAAAATATATCATGAAAAAGGACAAAATGATTTAGCCTATAGCTATCAAACTGCCTACATGGATTTATACGAGAAAGAATCTACCGAAAAATTTAAAAAGGGTTTGGGCATTCTGCGTAGTAAAACGGAATTTGAGAATCAGAAAAAATTATTAATCGAAAAACAACAAAAAGCCATAGCAAAGCAAAAAAACTATGTATATATCGCTATTGCTGCTCTTATTATAGCTTCATTATTTTTGATCCTAATCTATAGAAACAATAAGCTTCAAAAAAAATACACAGAGAATTTACAAGAGAAGCAAGAAATTTTACTTACAAGAGAAATTCAATTAAGTGAATCTAATACCACAAAAGACAAACTATTCTCAATCATAGCACATGATCTTAAAGGACCTATAAACTCCTTTTATATGCTTATGAAAATGACTTCTAATGAAGCGATTAGTAAAGAAGATTATAATACTTTATTTCCGCAAGCATTACGAGATATTCAAGGTATTTCGGAAATGCTCAACAATCTATTAGTCTGGGCTAGAACACAAATGGAAGGAATCGTATTAAAACCACTAAATGTTGATATTCATACTATAGTTAGAAATACTATTTCCGTACTAAGTCCTTTAGCTCAAGAGAAAGAAATTAGTATTATAAATACAATACCAGAAAACACCCTTAGTTTTAGTGATACAAATCACTTAAATATTATCATCAGAAACCTTATTAGCAACGCTATAAAATTTACGAACTCCAAGGGTGAAATTAGCATCAATGTACTAGAAAAGGATAATGAACTGCAATTAGAAGTTGCAGATAATGGTATTGGAATGGATCAACAAACCCAGTCTTTGCTTTTCGAGAAAAAACATATGAAATCTACCTATGGTACCAATAACGAAAAAGGTACAGGTTTAGGCCTTTCTATCTGTAAAGAGATGGTAGAAAATAATGGCGGTAAATTATGGGTATCTAGCATTAAAAATGAAGGAACTTCTATCTTTTTTACCATTCCACTGCAATCAGATAAAGACATCACAGTTTAA
- a CDS encoding arylesterase, with the protein MSKAQNKQLHSYLPTSISAKLLKFCYFLMAVLLYSCGDAKTEQATEDASTPKKTEDILATNATTKTILCFGDSITAGYGLDDNNNAYPGLVQKKLDSLGLKFTVINSGVSGETTAGGKSRIDWVIKQTPSIFLLELGANDGLRGVALSETRANLQAIIDVVRKKSPNTTIILAGMQLPPNMGLAYTTEFKQLFIDLAEKNTLEFIPFILKDVGGIAALNQKDGIHPNIEGHKILANTVWDVLQPLLKS; encoded by the coding sequence ATGTCCAAGGCCCAAAATAAACAATTGCATTCATATCTGCCAACATCTATAAGCGCTAAACTCCTAAAGTTTTGTTATTTTCTAATGGCCGTCCTACTCTACTCCTGTGGTGATGCCAAAACAGAACAGGCAACAGAAGATGCGAGCACTCCTAAGAAAACAGAAGATATTTTAGCGACAAATGCCACGACCAAAACCATTCTATGTTTTGGTGATAGCATTACGGCAGGTTATGGTCTTGATGATAATAACAATGCCTACCCTGGTCTAGTACAAAAAAAATTAGATTCTTTAGGTCTTAAATTTACAGTGATTAATTCTGGAGTAAGTGGTGAAACTACTGCTGGCGGCAAAAGCAGAATTGATTGGGTAATTAAACAAACACCTAGCATATTTCTCCTAGAACTTGGTGCTAATGATGGTTTGCGTGGTGTAGCTTTGTCTGAAACACGTGCAAATTTACAAGCAATCATTGATGTGGTGCGAAAGAAAAGTCCCAATACCACGATTATCCTTGCCGGAATGCAATTGCCTCCAAATATGGGCCTAGCATATACGACTGAATTTAAACAACTGTTTATAGACTTGGCGGAGAAGAATACATTAGAATTTATTCCTTTTATTTTGAAAGATGTTGGTGGGATTGCTGCATTAAACCAAAAGGATGGCATTCACCCAAACATAGAAGGTCATAAAATCTTAGCAAATACGGTTTGGGATGTATTACAACCATTATTGAAGTCCTAA
- a CDS encoding ABC transporter permease gives MAWRDAKASKVRLLLFMASIILGISAVVSIQLFSTNLKDNIQRQSKTLMGADFIIDAKQIPSERAQTIIDSLQPDAFEVNFVSMVAFPKNGGTKLVKVRGLEGGFPFYGEIETEPTAAAGGYQASGGALVDATLLLQYNAKPGDSIKIGKLTLPISGALKTIPGSTAISTAVAPLVIIPYRFIAATELLQFGSRKEYQYFYKASDTLNLNRLEDKIGAQLDFENADLDTHTSTTKRLGRRYDNVGKFLNLAAFIALLLGCIGIASSVHIYIKEKLSAIAVLKCMGASRLQSFLIFLIQIAGIGLVGGLIGSLIGAAIQEIFPYLLKDFLPFTIEMNISAQPILIGVFLGLFMSVLFALLPLLRTWYVSPLEVLRVDEHATQEPIYIRLLVFTAILAFLFLFSFWLLDDALYSLFFVGATLLTFALLTGVALGFIKAIKRFFPTRWSFTLRQSLLNLFRPNNQTVVLVVAIGLGTFLMSTLYFTKDILVAKTEVGQRTENVNIIILDVQPEQVDAVAQNIKSKDLPVLNNIPLVTMRMHSIKGQLVNKLRQDSTRQVRSWVLNHEFRTTYRDSLTPSEELLEGKWTPRIATGDPVVISISDNIASDANITVGDAVVFNVQGVLMETTVGSIRKVDWAQIQLNFSIVFPEGVLENAPQFNVFTTRVPDEASSAAFQRDLVANFPNVSIIDLRQVFTLVEDILDKVSWIINFMAFFSILTGIIVLIGSVRTSKYQRIKESVLLRTLGAKNAQILQISAFEYFFLGLLGSLVGILLALLSSLCLAVFVFKEPFVPSIIPFLVFLPGITLLVLAIGLSNIQTVLRSSPLEVLRRER, from the coding sequence ATGGCATGGCGAGATGCCAAAGCTAGTAAAGTGCGTCTACTTCTATTTATGGCATCCATTATTTTGGGCATTTCAGCCGTGGTATCCATACAATTATTTAGCACCAATTTAAAGGATAACATACAGCGTCAATCTAAGACTTTAATGGGGGCTGATTTTATTATTGATGCAAAACAAATACCTAGTGAACGAGCGCAAACGATTATAGATTCCCTGCAACCAGATGCTTTTGAGGTAAATTTTGTCTCTATGGTTGCTTTTCCTAAGAATGGCGGTACAAAACTAGTAAAAGTACGTGGTCTAGAGGGGGGCTTTCCATTTTATGGCGAGATTGAAACAGAACCTACAGCAGCAGCAGGTGGGTATCAAGCATCTGGTGGTGCTTTGGTAGATGCTACGTTATTACTCCAATATAATGCCAAACCAGGAGATTCTATAAAAATAGGAAAGCTAACACTACCTATTTCGGGTGCATTGAAAACTATTCCGGGGAGTACTGCTATTTCTACAGCTGTAGCACCTCTAGTGATAATTCCATATCGTTTTATTGCAGCTACCGAATTGCTGCAGTTTGGAAGTAGAAAAGAATACCAATACTTCTACAAAGCCTCTGATACTTTAAATTTAAATAGACTTGAAGATAAAATAGGAGCACAGCTAGATTTTGAAAATGCCGATTTAGATACCCATACCAGTACTACCAAACGTTTGGGGAGACGCTATGACAATGTGGGTAAATTCTTAAACTTAGCTGCTTTTATAGCCTTGCTCTTAGGCTGTATTGGTATCGCTAGTTCTGTGCATATTTATATTAAAGAAAAACTAAGTGCTATTGCTGTTTTAAAATGTATGGGAGCATCTAGGCTGCAAAGTTTTCTGATATTTCTTATTCAAATTGCCGGCATTGGACTTGTTGGCGGACTCATAGGTTCCTTGATAGGGGCAGCCATCCAAGAGATTTTTCCATACCTATTAAAAGATTTTTTACCTTTTACTATTGAGATGAATATTTCGGCACAGCCAATTCTAATTGGGGTATTCCTCGGTTTGTTTATGTCAGTTTTATTTGCACTATTGCCATTACTTCGTACTTGGTATGTTTCTCCATTGGAAGTCTTGCGCGTAGATGAGCATGCTACTCAAGAACCCATCTATATTAGACTTTTGGTATTTACCGCCATTTTAGCATTTCTATTTTTGTTTTCATTCTGGTTACTTGATGATGCTTTATACTCCTTGTTTTTTGTGGGAGCCACACTTCTTACTTTTGCTTTATTAACAGGGGTAGCTTTAGGTTTTATAAAAGCGATTAAACGTTTTTTTCCAACACGCTGGAGTTTTACGTTACGCCAAAGTTTGCTTAATTTATTTAGGCCTAACAATCAAACGGTTGTGCTGGTTGTAGCCATTGGTTTGGGTACCTTTTTAATGAGTACGTTATATTTTACCAAAGATATTCTAGTAGCAAAAACGGAAGTAGGACAGCGTACTGAAAATGTAAATATTATCATTTTAGATGTACAACCAGAACAGGTTGATGCTGTAGCCCAAAATATAAAGTCTAAAGATTTGCCTGTGCTTAACAACATTCCGTTAGTTACCATGCGGATGCATAGTATTAAAGGGCAGCTGGTAAATAAGTTGCGGCAGGATAGCACAAGACAAGTGCGCAGTTGGGTTTTGAACCACGAATTTAGGACTACGTATCGAGATTCACTCACGCCATCAGAAGAACTGCTCGAAGGTAAATGGACGCCCCGAATTGCGACTGGGGATCCTGTTGTTATTTCTATTTCAGATAACATAGCATCCGATGCCAATATTACTGTTGGTGATGCTGTAGTATTTAATGTACAAGGCGTTCTTATGGAAACTACAGTAGGGAGTATTCGCAAGGTAGATTGGGCACAGATACAACTCAACTTTTCCATCGTATTTCCTGAAGGTGTGCTAGAGAATGCACCTCAGTTTAATGTGTTTACCACGAGAGTGCCCGATGAAGCAAGTTCAGCAGCATTTCAGCGCGATTTAGTTGCAAACTTTCCTAATGTGTCTATTATAGATTTACGGCAAGTCTTCACCTTAGTAGAAGATATCTTGGACAAAGTTTCATGGATTATTAATTTTATGGCATTTTTTAGTATTCTCACAGGAATTATTGTATTGATTGGCTCTGTAAGAACTAGTAAATACCAACGTATCAAAGAGAGTGTGTTGCTCCGCACATTAGGGGCTAAAAACGCGCAGATTTTACAAATTTCGGCTTTTGAATACTTCTTTTTAGGATTGCTGGGTAGTTTGGTGGGCATTCTATTGGCATTGCTAAGTAGCTTGTGTTTGGCAGTGTTTGTGTTTAAAGAGCCTTTTGTACCCTCTATAATTCCGTTTTTGGTGTTTTTACCCGGAATTACGTTGTTGGTTTTAGCGATTGGTTTAAGTAATATTCAAACGGTTTTAAGGAGTTCTCCTTTAGAAGTATTGCGAAGAGAAAGATAG